One Triticum dicoccoides isolate Atlit2015 ecotype Zavitan chromosome 4B, WEW_v2.0, whole genome shotgun sequence genomic window carries:
- the LOC119291042 gene encoding uncharacterized protein LOC119291042 isoform X2, which yields MGTRAATSAPVAAVSSILFGRSLPQTLLLTTAHCWGFPPWMRRRTTSAAWRSSSGCFLERSREMGSSPNAGAAVLPDGLHPAVLGCISWWWHGFIERSYKYREQRPCNTPAAYPRPTSCHSSYPSSCSVTPHSQSWPHSQSEGWET from the exons ATggggacgagggcggcgacgaGCGCGCCTGTTGCCGCGGTGAGCTCAATACTCTTCGGCAGATCCCTTCCCCAAACTCTGCTCCTGACGACAGCTCATTGCTGGGGCTTCCCCCCatggatgaggaggaggacgacgagtgcTGCCTGGCGGAGTTCTTCCGGCTGCTTCCTGGAGCGGTCCAGGGAGATGGGAAGCTCTCCTAATGCTGGTGCGGCAGTTCTGCCCGATGGACTTCATCCAGCCGTCCTGGGCTGCATTAGCTGGTGGTGGCATGGCTTCATCGAGCGGAGCTACAAGTACAGAGAGCAG CGGCCGTGCAACACGCCGGCGGCTTATCCTCGCCCCACCAGCTGCCACAGCAGCTACCCATCCAGCTGTTCTGTGACACCGCACAGTCAGTCATGGCCTCACTCACAGTCTGAAGGATGGGAAACGTGA
- the LOC119291042 gene encoding uncharacterized protein LOC119291042 isoform X1, protein MGTRAATSAPVAAVSSILFGRSLPQTLLLTTAHCWGFPPWMRRRTTSAAWRSSSGCFLERSREMGSSPNAGAAVLPDGLHPAVLGCISWWWHGFIERSYKYREQHTVSHGNELNELLSTAAVQHAGGLSSPHQLPQQLPIQLFCDTAQSVMASLTV, encoded by the exons ATggggacgagggcggcgacgaGCGCGCCTGTTGCCGCGGTGAGCTCAATACTCTTCGGCAGATCCCTTCCCCAAACTCTGCTCCTGACGACAGCTCATTGCTGGGGCTTCCCCCCatggatgaggaggaggacgacgagtgcTGCCTGGCGGAGTTCTTCCGGCTGCTTCCTGGAGCGGTCCAGGGAGATGGGAAGCTCTCCTAATGCTGGTGCGGCAGTTCTGCCCGATGGACTTCATCCAGCCGTCCTGGGCTGCATTAGCTGGTGGTGGCATGGCTTCATCGAGCGGAGCTACAAGTACAGAGAGCAG CACACAGTCAGTCATGGCAACGAACTGAACGAGCTCTTGTCGACAGCGGCCGTGCAACACGCCGGCGGCTTATCCTCGCCCCACCAGCTGCCACAGCAGCTACCCATCCAGCTGTTCTGTGACACCGCACAGTCAGTCATGGCCTCACTCACAGTCTGA